Proteins co-encoded in one Kutzneria chonburiensis genomic window:
- a CDS encoding malonic semialdehyde reductase, with protein sequence MTSTLTDVLELERSAQELLFHEARTANTFTDEPVSDEQLRAIYDLVKWAPTSMNIQPLRVTFVRSVQARARLLPHMAEGNRAKTGAAPVVAILSADSDFHEHLHRTLPHVPNAKDRFPEVSRREDMARFNALLQVGYFILGVRAAGLAAGPMTGFDAAAVRQEFFADGTQEPLVIVNIGKPGPDAWYPRLPRLDYDDAVQVL encoded by the coding sequence ATGACTTCGACGCTGACCGACGTCCTCGAGCTCGAGCGCTCCGCCCAGGAACTGCTGTTCCACGAGGCCCGCACCGCCAACACGTTCACCGACGAGCCCGTCTCCGACGAGCAGCTGCGGGCCATCTACGACCTGGTCAAGTGGGCCCCGACCAGCATGAACATCCAGCCCCTCCGGGTGACGTTCGTTCGGTCGGTGCAGGCTCGGGCCCGGTTGCTGCCGCACATGGCCGAGGGCAACCGGGCCAAGACCGGCGCGGCCCCGGTCGTGGCCATCCTGTCCGCCGACAGCGACTTCCACGAGCACCTGCACCGGACGTTGCCGCACGTGCCCAACGCCAAGGACCGCTTCCCCGAGGTGTCCCGGCGCGAGGACATGGCCCGCTTCAACGCCCTGCTCCAGGTCGGCTACTTCATCCTCGGCGTCCGCGCCGCCGGTCTCGCCGCCGGCCCCATGACCGGCTTCGACGCCGCCGCCGTGCGCCAGGAGTTCTTCGCCGACGGCACCCAGGAGCCGCTGGTGATCGTCAACATCGGCAAGCCCGGCCCCGACGCCTGGTACCCGCGCCTGCCCCGCCTCGACTACGACGACGCCGTCCAGGTGCTCTGA
- a CDS encoding DUF3817 domain-containing protein, whose amino-acid sequence MKGSLARFRFMAYLTGVGLLVLTVGVILKYAADAPTLVAVVGPIHGFLYMIYLVCAFDLSLKSKWPPLYTLGVLLAGTIPFLSFVAERKVTHRVTAQLEQTAAA is encoded by the coding sequence ATGAAGGGGTCCCTCGCCCGCTTCCGGTTCATGGCCTACCTGACCGGTGTCGGCCTGCTCGTGCTGACCGTCGGCGTGATCCTGAAGTACGCGGCCGACGCGCCGACCCTGGTCGCGGTGGTCGGCCCGATCCACGGCTTCCTGTACATGATCTACCTGGTGTGCGCGTTCGACCTGTCGCTGAAGAGCAAGTGGCCGCCGCTGTACACGCTGGGCGTGCTGCTGGCCGGCACCATCCCGTTCCTGTCCTTCGTGGCCGAGCGCAAGGTGACCCATCGGGTCACGGCTCAGCTGGAGCAAACCGCCGCAGCGTGA
- a CDS encoding nucleobase:cation symporter-2 family protein has translation MTVHPVDQRLPAGQLLTFGLQHVLAMYAGAVAVPLIVGGAMHLSTADIGYLVNADLLVSGVATLLQCLGVWVFGARLPIMQGCTFAAVTPMVMIGTTGGGLPAGYGAIIVSGLMVVLIAPYFAKLTRFFPPVVTGTIILVIGVSLLPVAVGWAAGGVGSPGFGKPINLAVAFGVLVLVVLVHRFVPGLIGRIAVLVGIVVGTVAAIPLGLADFSGIGGAPAIEVTTPFHFGLPTFEPGAIIAFVIVMLVTMTETSGSVLAIGDIVDRPVDSRTLTRALRADGLSSLLGGVFNTFPYTAFGQNVGLVALTRVRSRYVVATAGGILVLLGLFPILGQIVASVPSPVLGGAGIVMFGSVAAGGVRMLRQVNFDGNSNLMIVAVALGIGLVPVAAPTVYAQFPGWFQTIMNSGISAGSIAAVVLNLLFNGVKSSTQPSEMK, from the coding sequence ATGACCGTGCACCCTGTGGATCAGCGGCTCCCTGCTGGCCAGCTGCTCACGTTCGGCCTCCAGCACGTGCTCGCCATGTACGCGGGAGCGGTGGCCGTGCCGCTCATCGTCGGCGGCGCGATGCATCTGTCCACTGCGGACATCGGCTATCTGGTCAACGCCGACCTGCTGGTGTCCGGCGTGGCGACCCTGTTGCAGTGCCTCGGCGTCTGGGTCTTCGGGGCCCGGCTGCCGATCATGCAGGGCTGCACCTTCGCCGCCGTGACGCCGATGGTGATGATCGGCACCACCGGCGGCGGGCTGCCCGCCGGCTACGGCGCGATCATCGTGTCGGGGCTGATGGTGGTGCTGATCGCGCCCTACTTCGCCAAGTTGACGCGGTTCTTCCCGCCGGTGGTCACTGGCACGATCATCCTGGTGATCGGCGTGTCCCTGCTGCCGGTCGCGGTCGGCTGGGCCGCCGGCGGCGTCGGGTCGCCCGGCTTCGGCAAGCCGATCAACCTGGCGGTGGCCTTCGGTGTGCTGGTGCTCGTGGTGTTGGTGCACCGGTTCGTGCCCGGGCTGATCGGCCGGATCGCCGTGCTGGTCGGCATCGTGGTCGGCACGGTCGCGGCGATTCCGTTGGGGCTGGCCGACTTCTCCGGCATCGGCGGGGCGCCGGCGATCGAGGTGACCACGCCGTTCCACTTCGGACTGCCGACCTTCGAACCGGGCGCGATCATCGCATTCGTGATCGTCATGTTGGTGACGATGACCGAGACCAGCGGCAGCGTGCTGGCCATCGGCGACATCGTGGACCGGCCGGTGGACAGCCGCACGCTGACCAGGGCGCTGCGGGCCGACGGCCTGTCGAGCTTGTTGGGCGGCGTGTTCAACACCTTCCCGTACACCGCGTTCGGGCAGAACGTGGGTCTGGTCGCGCTGACCCGGGTGCGCAGCCGGTACGTGGTCGCCACCGCCGGCGGGATTCTGGTGCTGCTGGGGCTGTTCCCGATCCTGGGGCAGATCGTCGCCTCGGTGCCGTCGCCCGTGCTCGGCGGGGCCGGCATCGTCATGTTCGGCTCGGTCGCGGCCGGCGGCGTCCGCATGCTTCGGCAGGTGAACTTCGACGGCAATTCCAACCTGATGATCGTCGCCGTTGCCTTGGGGATCGGCCTGGTGCCGGTGGCCGCGCCGACCGTCTACGCCCAGTTCCCCGGTTGGTTCCAGACCATCATGAACTCGGGCATCAGCGCCGGCAGCATCGCCGCCGTCGTCCTCAACCTGCTCTTCAACGGTGTGAAGTCAAGCACTCAACCATCAGAGATGAAATAG